The following coding sequences lie in one Cryptococcus neoformans var. neoformans B-3501A chromosome 2, whole genome shotgun sequence genomic window:
- a CDS encoding hypothetical protein (HMMPfam hit to RNA_pol_I_A49, A49-like RNA polymerase I associated factor, score: 140.3, E(): 4.3e-39), producing the protein MASSQKKPQKRKSAAADSLVHVSVGDSSRGSGPAFVNFPSVKPSKKIPFTMYTRDAATTADLTKQHTLIAGETEDVEFFSTNRDRSNNPEGVDCQYLPAVYDPSTRTVHVHPSAPLYLVAHRAKRLRTVPLTVPPDQAAKAQWRTQRNDLGETFGTRKAKAQIKSEEKNRVDAGAMKDVKGHLMESIGELEEENDSVAPSEFIPNPNTDTADPTEVYTRESIITTQEWAAIDASRLLAIEDDKERASALPYKRSSWLQYKSRAVANIKDKTARKTQMKYLYYLSCLLTLLDFSPRLSKTPVHKLAPAFPQVPRQIIDGMLSRFAEPNGLKHNVTEKTKTKLLVWICLLYLILEGYSVEVAKVAKELKMEPAKVATLYKQLGCNVKLASPAEREAQGITLAQANAARRAVLVAPVRFPKLKRRGPVKR; encoded by the exons ATGGCATCCTCCCAGAAAAAGCCACAAAAACGCAAGTCTGCTGCAGCAGACTCCCTCGTCCACGTGTCTGTTGGCGACTCGTCTAGAGGGTCAGGCCCCGCTTTTG TCAACTTTCCCTCAGTAAAGCCTTCCAAGAAAATCCCTTTCACAATGTATACCCGAGACGCCGCTACCACTGCCGATTTGACAAAACAACACACCCTTATTGCCGGTGAAACAGAAGACGTTGAGTTCTTCAGTACAAATAGGGACCGATCCAACAATCCCGAAGGCGTAGACTGCCA GTATCTTCCGGCTGTCTATGACCCATCAACCCGAACAGTCCACGTACACCCATCTGCTCCACTCTATCTCGTCGCCCACCGTGCTAAACGACTTCGTACCGTTCCGCTGACTGTCCCACCCGATCAAGCTGCTAAGGCTCAATGGCGTACCCAACGTAACGATCTTGGTGAAACCTTCGGCACGCGAAAAGCTAAGGCTCAAATCAAGAGCGAAGAGAAGAACAGAGTTGATGCAGGTGCTATGAAGGATGTTAAGGGTCACTTGATGGAAAGCATTGGAGAGCTCGAAGAGGAGAACGACTCAGTCGCTCCTAGCGAGTTTATCCCGAACCCTAACACTGACACCGCGGATCCCACCGAAGTCTACACTCGCGAGTCCATAATTACTACACAAGAATGGGCCGCGATCGATGCTTCACGTTTGTTGGCGATCGAGGACGATAAAGAGAGGGCGAGTGCTCTTCCTTACAAGCGAAGCTCATGGCTCCAATACAAGAGTAGAGCAGTGGCCAATATCAAGGATAAGACCGCTCGAAAAACTCAAAT GAAATATCTATACTACCTTTCCTGCCTTTTAACGCTCCTTGATTTTAGCCCTCGTCTCTCCAAAACTCCCGTCCACAAACTCGCCCCCGCTTTCCCCCAAGTCCCTCGCCAAATCATTGACGGCATGCTGAGTCGTTTTGCGGAGCCTAACGGTCTCAAGCACAATGTGACAGAAAAGACCAAGACCAAGCTTCTCGTGTGGATCTGTTTGTTATATCTGATCCTTGAAGGTTATTCGGTTGAGGTTGCGAAGGTCGCAAAGGAATTAAAGATGGAGCCTGCCAA GGTCGCCACTCTCTACAAACAGCTCGGTTGCAACGTTAAGCTTGCCTCTCCTGCTGAGCGTGAAGCACAGGGTATCACTCTCGCTCAGGCTAACGCAGCTCGTCGTGCTGTCCTCGTTGCCCCTGTCAGATTCCCCAAGCTCAAACGACGCGGCCCTGTCAAGCGCTGA
- a CDS encoding hypothetical protein (Match to EST gb|CF193824.1|CF193824; HMMPfam hit to Het-C, Heterokaryon incompatibility protein Het-C, score: 597.5, E(): 1e-176), which translates to MAKTALLLLLVALVTLSFTPGVYAFGAGNIPSFSYLEEKAFRHGDIEDIIANLFKAAGGGFLSRGTKFTPLDVKRVYFGNWLRDYSQAVDVGSLKKTNLQTIINIVMVLGFMAHGYATGEFEVTKDRLGCYLPTEHIDNPKGYADGEDARQYDSRLRGPVDPRELEIDPRTGMKNYIANENGGWATSKALVRQRLQECIHYGRQYRSNNNKSDLYEAFQLLGRALHTLEDFTAHSNWCELALISFGYTNVFPHIGQNVKVRAPNGRDVYPLVTGTFGGADFIHSLMGEATDHLSQASVSDLSKQMTNARSVSEGQSSSADTLRQLFFSIPGGEGDSMTRDLEGIQNMRAGQPGGVDPSTMSPQELHQTIWQILSFRDSVMKKIENTIDRIPGLSGLVEKISNSVSVFIITTLEPFVKPLLGTATEALGQSSQAVIDSHDQYEVWNDRNASDPTHSFLSKDHFGLLLNQPAGEIARIVVEHTVNLVVKAWDDNNINPSQVTETALEALFHPDFASGHSQIQKQMLDKMREWINSTGSNKNEILHRLTSDMVKQGKNRRIGDTSATTGHVHNQLLPEGGLQQVIAQQNVHVPGASVLNAGQDLMSGKMPWDQGFGSGGAHAWRDVDPSNPSAPSGGYNAPTNYNSQPSYNSQPSHTYEQSYSGQPTYTTHSQASYGAPTMPQSYQSPSPQNHNSQPSYGNQGDGSGYPGQQYRHDRPGHHQPPHHGGYGAPPQGEYGTPYGGPHGGPPHGGPHQSHGGSPQPPYGQQPPYGGQSQNQWAQRPSYQGPPGGW; encoded by the exons ATGGCAAAAACGGCCCTTCTTTTGCTACTCGTGGCACTCGTCACCCTATCATTCACTCCCGGTGTCTACGCGTTCGGAGCTG GAAacattccttccttttcataccttgaagaaaaggcttTTAGGCATGGTGATATTGAAGACATCATTGCAAATTTGTTCAAAGCCGCTGGTGGCGGTTTCCTCTCCAGAGGTACCAAGTTTACGCCACTGGATGTTAAGCGTGTCTATTT TGGAAACTGGCTTCGAGACTACAGTCAAGCTGTAGACGTTGGCTCTCTCAAGAAAACCAATCTTCAAACGATCATCAACATTGTCATGGTTTTGGGTTTTATGGCACACGGTTATGCTACTGGCGAGTTTGAAGTCACCAAGGACCGACTCGGCTGCTACCTTCCGACTGAGCATATTGACAACCCTAAGGGATATGCCGATGGCGAAGACGCTAGGCAGTATGACAGTCGATTGCGGGGACCGGTGGATCCCAGGGAGCTCGAAATTGACCCCCGGACCGGAATGAAGAATTACATTGCAAACG AGAACGGGGGCTGGGCAACTTCGAAAGCTCTCGTGAGGCAGAGGCTACAAGAGTGTATTCATTATGGTCGACAGTACAGGTCGAACAATAACAAGTCCGACCTGTACGAAGCCTTCCAGCTTCTCGGACGTGCATTGCACACTCT TGAGGACTTCACTGCCCACTCTAACTGGTGCGAGCTTG CCCTCATTTCCTTCGGTTACACCAACGTTTTTCCCCACATTGGACAGAATGTGAAGGTACGGGCTCCTAATGGGCGTGATGTGTACCCTCTTGTAACAGGCACATTCGGTGGTGCTGATTTCATCCATTCTTTGATGGGTGAAGCGACGGACCATCTTTCGCAG GCATCTGTTTCCGACCTTAGCAAGCAGATGACCAATGCTCGTTCCGTATCCGAGGGTCAAAGTAGCTCCGCCGACACTCTTCGCCAACTTTTCTTCAGCATTCCGGGCGGTGAAGGAGACAGCATGACTCGTGATTTGGAGGGTATTCAAAACATGCGAGCAGGTCAACCCGGCGGTGTCGATCCTAGCACAATGAGCCCTCAAGAGCTCCATCAGACCATCTGGCAGATTCTGAGCTTCAGGGACTCAgtaatgaagaagattgaa AACACCATCGATCGAATCCCAGGCCTTTCCGGTCTCGTTGAAAAGATTTCAAACTCTGTTTctgtcttcatcatcaccaccctcgAACCGTTTGTCAAGCCTCTTTTGGGTACCGCTACAGAGGCTCTTGGTCAGTCCTCTCAAGCTGTCATCGACTCACATGACCAATACGAAGTCTGGAATGATCGAAATGCTTCCGACCCCACtcactctttcctttccaag GATCACTTTGgtctccttctcaatcaACCCGCCGGTGAAATCGCCCGAATTGTCGTGGAACACACTGTCAACCTTGTCGTCAAGGCTTGGGACGATAACAACATCAATCCCAGCCAGGTTACTGAGACAGCCCTTGAAGCTTTGTTCCATCCAGACTTTGCCAGTGGGCATT CCCAAATTCAGAAGCAAATGCTCGATAAGATGCGTGAATGGATAAACAGCACCGGCTCCAACAAGAATGAGATCTTGCACCGACTCACTTCCGACATGGTAAAGCAGGGTAAGAATCGCCGAATCGGTGATACCTCCGCAACCACGGGGCATGTCCACAATCAGCTTCTGCCTGAGGGTGGACTGCAGCAGGTGATCGCTCAACAAAACGTTCATGTACCTGGTGCAAGCGTACTCAACGCTGGGCAGGATTTGATGTCTGGAAAGATG CCTTGGGAccaaggatttggaagtGGTGGTGCTCATGCCTGGCGTGATGTGGATCCCAGTAATCCTAGTGCTCCATCTGGAGGGTATAACGCTCCGACGAATTACAATTCTCAGCCATCCTACAACTCTCAACCTTCCCACACTTACGAGCAATCCTACAGTGGTCAACCCACTTACACTACTCATTCCCAAGCCTCTTACGGTGCCCCGACTATGCCCCAGTCTTATCAgtcaccttctccccaaAATCACAACTCTCAGCCGTCTTATGGCAATCAAGGCGACGGCTCTGGTTATCCAGGGCAGCAGTATCGCCATGACAGGCCTGGTCACCATCAACCACCTCACCATGGTGGCTATGGAGCGCCACCTCAAGGCGAATATGGTACACCATATGGTGGGCCTCATGGTGGACCGCCTCATGGTGGCCCTCACCAGTCTCATGGAGgatctcctcaacctccttaTGGGCAACAGCCTCCCTATGGAGGTCAGTCTCAAAATCAATGGGCACAACGCCCTTCTTATCAGGGACCTCCAGGTGGATGGTAA
- a CDS encoding hypothetical protein (HMMPfam hit to Ku, Ku70/Ku80 beta-barrel domain, score: 39.0, E(): 1.3e-08), with translation MSDRAGFTLSIFAIDVSPPMGELKADPSGSGKVSKLSLAKEYVARQIQSKILSGRKTEVIGLVSFGGRTNNQAYNSGLEEGMENELYRAVSSDVACQTAKAKALEVLMNLEEGKHAGNPVSALMVGLDMIQSWKVTKQWSVDLTLITDGETAFEQDEYEEAIDRLEQLQVILRVLGIDFQPISQAVDKSKSRNKRLSEKFWRVFTSTLQGRLEQSSNPRLYPALKVFDDSLEAARSPQVATVNSTLSGIDLHIGSLDVGRDEAIVIPVRYSKATAKASAPTFSKAWKPAMDLQMPMRSTADGISLSNPLISGLLNQSQSQGKNPPSTEEMAGMISAEVKQHHSYVIKKPEINASGNRISTQASGLEPSEQVDENENEEEDDEEYVDKEDVVKAWKFGSTWVPVPEKTFTTLDTSKGIEVLGFFPVENIRRYHLIGEARYVWPDLLSPKAQIQFSALVEAMHDRKIWVLKDRGEPTMGACVPVIENKGPDEEGKPSILPYMYWLKLPFAEDERTFRFPSLTTIKTNTGKILTEHPLLPTKEQSLLMDELVLGMDLDEYAREGKRKTQENEEQDVDEQMDEQGQDVTWFKPWEAVNPVIHRIKEAVFHASLTPDLDKDPLGPPHPELTKYFETPSELAEKVKDVTERLKEVLDIKKVPEKRKRRKAQKEELGEDEGFINEDELFAEPTETKPTTKTELQTQTSSQPTTAAPIQDQSKPKPGRLISNGSPIDDFNRVIQVGDVFRKAIQDMNEVVKENVESSFSRQNFAGAIDCLKLMRSTALGYEEVETYNNCIDSLEQTVKARGFKHPDFWDYFKSAGKSVSKISEEEAEAAMEDFE, from the exons ATGTCTGACAGAGCCGGCTTCACCCTCTCAATCTTTGCCATCGATGTCTCGCCTCCTATGGGCGAGCTCAAAGCCGATCCTTCTGGGTCAGGCAAGGTGTCCAAGTTGAGCCTCGCCAAAGAGTACGTAGCAAGACAAATACAGTCAAAA ATACTAAGTGGAAGGAAAACGGAGGTCATCGGTCTTGTCAGCTTCGGAGGTC GCACCAACAACCAAGCGTATAATTCTGGTCTTGAGGAAGGTATGGAAAATGAGCTATATAGAGCAGTGTCATCGGACGTGGCTTGTCAAACCGCCAAGGCCAAAGCTTTGGAGGTGTTGATGaatcttgaagaaggaaaacaTGCTGGTAATC CTGTGTCTGCCCTCATGGTGGGTTTAGATATGATACAATCCTGGAAGGTCACAAAGCAATGGTCGGTTGACTTGACACTGATCACGGACG GAGAAACTGCGTTTGAACAGGATGAGTATGAAGAAGCTATTGACAGGCTAGAGCAACTGCAGGTCATCCTCCGGGTACT TGGCATTGATTTTCAACCCATTTCACAAGCAGTAGATAAAAGTAAATCTCGAAATAAA CGGCTCTCAGAGAAATTCTGGCGTGTCTTCACCTCTACGCTGCAGGGGCGTCTGGAGCAATCATCCAATCCGCGACTCTACCCTGCCTTGAAAGTTTTTGACGACTCCCTGGAAGCAGCTCGTAGCCCACAGGTTGCCACTGTCAATAGCACCCTTAGTGGCATAGATCTACACATCGGCTCCTTGGATGTTGGCCGGGATGAAGCCATCGTTATCCCCGTTAGATACAGCAAGGCTACCGCCAAAGCTTCAGCACCTACATTCTCAAAAGCGTGGAAGCCAGCCATGGATTTGCAAATGCCCATGCGCTCTACGGCCGATGGTATCTCACTGTCGAATCCATTAATCTCTGGGCTACTCAACCAGTCGCAGTCGCAGGGCAAAAATCCACCCAGTACCGAGGAAATGGCGGGGATGATCTCGGCTGAAGTCAAGCAGCATCACTCATATGTGATCAAAAAGCCGGAGATTAATGCCTCAGGCAATCGAATTAGCACTCAAGCAAGTGGTCTTGAACCTTCTGAACAGGTagatgaaaatgaaaatgaggaagaagatgacgaagaatACGTCGATAAAGAGGATGTGGTCAAGGCATGGAAGTTTGGATCTACATGGGTTCCTGTGCCCGAGAAAACCTTCACGACGCTCGACACTAGTAAGGGCATTGAAGTACTTGGGTTTTTCCCTGTGGAAAAC ATACGAAGATATCATCTCATCGGTGAAGCACGATATGTCTGGCCTGATCTGCTCTCTCCAAAAGCTCAAATTCAGTTCTCAGCGTTGGTTGAAGCAATGCACGATCGGAAGAT ATGGGTCCTGAAGGACAGGGGTGAGCCAACCATGGGTGCCTGCGTACCAGTCATTGAAAACAAAGGACccgatgaagaaggaaagccCAGCATATTGCCGTACATGTACTGGCTGAAA CTGCCTTTTGCCGAAGACGAACGCACCTTCCGTTTCCCATCACTGACCACCATTAAGACCAACACTGGCAAGATTTTAACGGAACATCCCCTCTTGCCTACTAAGGAACAAAGTCTGCTGATGGATGAATTGGTTCTGGGTATGGATCTGGATGAATATGCaagagaggggaagagaaagaccCAGGAAAATGAGGAACAGGATGTGGACGAACAGATGGACGAACAAGG CCAAGATGTTACTTGGTTTAAACCATGGGAAGCGGTGAACCCTGTCATTCATCGAATCAAAGAGGCTGTTTTCCACGCGTCCCTCACCCCCGATCTTGACAAAGATCCGCTTGGACCGCCCCATCCTGAACTTACCAAGTACTTTGAAACGCCGTCAGAACTTGCTGAAAAGGTGAAAGACGTGACAGAGCGATTGAAAGAGGTTCTAGATATCAAGAAAGTCCcggagaaaaggaagaggcggaaggcgcagaaggaagaactAGGTGAAGACGAAGGATT TATCAATGAAGATGAACTCTTCGCTGAACCGACCGAGACAAAACCCACTACCAAGACCGAACTTCAGACTCAAACGTCGTCCCAGCCCACAACCGCAGCTCCTATTCAAGACCAAAGCAAGCCAAAGCCGGGCAGACTTATCAGTAATGGTAGTCCGATTGACGATTTCAACCGCGTGATTCAGGTCGGAGATGTTTTTCGCAAGGCCATTCAGGATATGAATGAAGTGGTAAAGGAAAATGTGGAGAGCAGTTTCTCAAGGCAAAACTTTGCTGGAGCAATCGATTGCTTAAAGTTGATGAGGTCTACCGCGCTTGGGTACGAGGAAGTGGAAACGTATAATAA CTGCATTGATTCTCTTGAGCAAACTGTTAAGGCTAGAGGTTTCAAGCATCCTGATTTCTGGGACT ATTTTAAGTCAGCCGGTAAATCTGTTAGTAAGAtttcggaagaagaggccGAGGCAGCCATGGAGGATTTTGAATAA
- a CDS encoding hypothetical protein (HMMPfam hit to eIF-3_zeta, Eukaryotic translation initiation factor 3 subunit 7 (eIF-3), score: 742.0, E(): 3.1e-220) has product MANFVLPPIHDNSDGSWGPSTSTLPAQFKDIPYAPFSKSDKITRIADWHDPQAEAAAGTRTARTVQSGGRRTAYGAAEGTVFGFVHDEDEKSFSLVDSGVRVGARGKAPIRGRSVRGVASARGARGRGGQRGGFSTRGGRGGARGGYGDWNKPQRTRDSSVTIGPEWEVLEEIDFNRLSKLSLSVEDPEDLASYGTVQAYDKTFDRINTRNEKPLEIVNRVRYNPSTSDDPIISQYAEKKEAQIFATDSILAVLMCAGRSVNSWDIIIEHRNGQVFFDKRESGPLDYITVNENAADPPVDSDDVSNINSAGSLSLEATYISHNFSSQVSANSKSKAYTPNPNPFYSPEVESEPPASTLYKYRKFDLSIDEEEQFSVILRTEADAYLGKKEVLVTVKALNEYDPRVQGGSGKPLDWRKNLDTQKGAILASEMKNNSAKFARWAIQSILAGVEQMKMGYISRANPRDAQRHTIVGVQSFKPLDFARQMNVSLANGWGIVRTIADLVLKQPEGKFVLVKDPNNPLVRLYKVPDDTFEAGAEEEEEEQDEE; this is encoded by the exons ATGGCCAACTTCGttctccctcccatccaCGATAACTCTGACGGCTCATGGGGTCCCAGCACTAGTACCCTTCCTGCACAGTTCAAGGA CATTCCTTACgctcccttctccaagtCTGACAAAATCACTCGAATCGCCGACTGGCACGATCCTCAAGCCGAAGCCGCCGCTGGAACCCGTACTGCCCGTACCGTTCAATCCGGTGGCCGACGAACTGCTTATGGCGCTGCTGAAGGAACCGTTTTCGGCTTTGTTCacgatgaggacgagaagagTTTCTCGCTCGTTGACAGCGGTGTTAGGGTTGGTGCTAGAGGCAAGGCCCCTATCAGGGGAAGGAGTGTTAGGGGTGTTGCTTCAGCCAGGGGTGCCAGAGGACGAGGTGGTCAACGAGGTGGATTCAGCACAAGGGGTGGCAGGGGTGGTGCCCGAGGTGGATATGGTGACTGGAACAAGCCTCAGCGAACTAGGGACTCTTCTGTCACTATCGGTCCTGAATGGGAGGTTCTTGAGGAGATCGACTTTAACCGTCTGTCTAAATTGAGCCTTTCTGTCGAGGACCCTGAGGATCT TGCTTCATACGGTACCGTGCAAGCTTACGACAAGACCTTTGATCGAATCAACACCAGGAATGAGAAGCCCCTCGAGATTGTCAATCGTGTCAGGTACAACCCCTCTACCAGCGATGatcccatcatctctcaG TACGCCGAAAAGAAAGAGGCTCAAATTTTTGCAACTGACTCTATCCTTGCTGTCCTCATGTGTGCGGGTCGATCCGTAAACTCTTgggatatcatcatcgaaCACCGAAACGGTCAAGTCTTTTTCGACAAGCGAGAGTCTGGGCCTCTCGACTACATCACCGTCAACGAGAACGCCGCCGACCCCCCTGTTGACTCTGATGACGTTAGCAACATTAATTCTGCCGgttccctctctctcgaGGCCACCTACATCTCTCACAacttctcttctcaagtCTCTGCCAACTCCAAATCTAAGGCGTATACCCCCAACCCCAACCCTTTCTACTCGCCCGAAGTCGAGTCTGAACCTCCTGCGTCCACTCTGTACAAGTACAGGAAGTTCGACCTTTCcatcgatgaagaagagcagttTAGTGTCATTCTCCGAACCGAGGCTGACGCCTATCttggcaagaaggaagtcCTCGTCACTGTCAAGGCCCTCAATGAGTATGACCCTCGTGTCCAGGGTGGTTCTGGCAAGCCCCTTGactggaggaagaatcTCGACACTCAGAAGGGTGCTATCCTTGCTAGCGAGATGAAGAACAACAGCGCCAAGTTTGCTCGATGGGCTATCCAGTCTATCTTGGCCGGTGTTgagcagatgaagatgggttACATTTCTCGAGCCAACCCCAGAGATGCCCAAAGACATACCATCGTCGGCGTGCAATCATTTAAGCCTCTTGACTTTGCTAGACAGATGAACGTCTCCCTTGCCAACGGTTGGGGTATCGTGCGAACTATTGCTGACCTTGTGCTCAAGCAGCCTGAAGGCAAGTTTGTCCTTGTCAAGGATCCCAATAAC CCCTTGGTGAGGTTGTACAAGGTTCCTGACGACACTTTCGAAGCTGgtgcggaggaggaggaagaagaacaggaCGAGGAGTAG
- a CDS encoding hypothetical protein (HMMPfam hit to RNA_pol_L, RNA polymerase Rpb3/Rpb11 dimerisation domain, score: 57.0, E(): 5.1e-14), producing the protein MSQPISKLDNPSTLLQSVSSNAVHEKITILPGHEPDYSACTFALWQEDHTLGNALRWIIMKDPEVEFCGYTAPHPSEPKIHLRIQMYENQSAVDCLRRALSNLRDLLNAVNDSYTSSLQNDDYVREDDYDVKAAVDETLKERGFAVEEDDRMDVS; encoded by the exons ATGTCCCAACCCATCTCCAAGCTTGACAATCCAAGTACTCTCCTTCAATCTGTCTCCTCAAATGCCGTTCACGAAAAGATCACTATA TTACCAGGACATGAACCCGATTACTCAGCTTGTACTTTTGCTCTCtggcaagaagatcatACTCTTGGAAATGCTTTGCGATGGATTATCATGAAGGA CCCCGAGGTGGAGTTTTGTGGCTACACAGCTCCTCACCCGTCAGAACCCAAGATTCATCTGCGAATTCAAATGTACG AGAACCAATCCGCCGTGGACTGCTTACGGAGAGCTCTCTCCAACTTGCGTGATCTTCTCAATGCTGTGAACGATTCTTATACTTCCAGTTTACA AAATGACGATTACGTGCGGGAGGATGACTACGACGTAAAAGCGGCTGTCGACGAGACAttgaaagaaagaggattcgctgttgaggaggatgatagGATGGATGTTTCATGA